Part of the Longimicrobium sp. genome is shown below.
GCAGCACCCTGCCGCTGAGCGGGCCGGTGGCCGAGCTGCGCAGGCGGGCGCGGTCCATGGCGGCCAGCGCCACGGCCCGCTTTCCGGAGTCGGGGAGCTGCACCGGCAGCTCGCCGATCAGCGCGCTGACGGTGGCGGAGCGCCGCTCCAGCTCGGCGAGCTGGGCGGAGCAGGCGGCGCACTGCCCCAGGTGGTGCCGCGCGTGCCGAAGCGCGTCGCGGTCGAGCTGCCGGTCCAGGTATCGAAGCAGGTCCGTCTCACCCAGATGGGTGCGCGGACCGATCACAAAGCTCATCGAAGGCTCTCGGTTGAGGGAGAGAGCTCCGCGGAAAGTTTCTTGAGCGCCCGTGCCAGCATGGTTCCCACCGACCCGGTGGTGGTCCCCACCGCGTCTGCGATCTCGTGATGCGCGAAGCCTTCCTCGCGCATCAGCAGCACGGTGCGCTCCTTCCACGAAAGGCGGTCCAGCGCGGCCCTCACCAGGCGCCGCCGTTCCTCACTCTCGGTAGCCGCGTCCGGCGCGGGGCCCATGTCGCCCACGGGCGCCCTCTCGGGCGTCGCGCGGAGCAGCGTGAGCCAGCGCGCACGGGCGCGGGCGGTGTCGCGTACCACGTTGGTGGCCACCGCGTACAGCCAGGCCCGCACGTGGCGGTCCTGCGGCGGCCGCTCCACCAGGCGTACGAACGCTTCCTGCGCCGCGTCCGCCGCCAGGTCCGGGTCGCCGGTCAGGCGCACCAGGTAGCGGTACAGCCCGTCGTAGTGCTCCAGGAAGAGCTTCGTGGGATTCAACGGCTCTTCCTCGTCGTACATCGGAGGCAAGATGGCTACGGGCTCTGAATTGTCGGGGTGGAACGCGCCGGGCCGGCGGATTCTGACCGGAGCTGCGGCAGGAAGGGTGCCGGGAAGGATATTGCGCGGGGGCGGGGGGGCGGAAGGGAGTGCATTAGTGCGTGAGTGCGGCGGGCCCCCTCCCCCCGGCCGCCTCCCCCGCCCGCGGGGGCGCAGGGCGAGGGCGGGGGACAACACCGTGTGCGTTGCGCGATGCCCGTACGGGCGCGCACCGCAAACTGCGCCCATGCCAGACCGCTTCAGCGGTCTTCGCGTAGTTCCAGCCGGGGGATTTATCCCCCGGCGGTGCGGGCGCCGGCCCTGCCCTGCCTACCCCTTGTCCCCCCGCCTTATCGCGTTGACCAAACGATGGCTGCGGCGGGTGGTCTCCGGCTCGCGGTACTTGGGGGAGACGGAGAGGACGACGCGAACGGCCGTCTCGATGTCCATGAGGTGGCCGGGGGAGACGTACACGGGCTTGACGCCGTCGCGCGTGCGCAGGGCCACGCCGACGGTCTCGCCCTGGTGCACGAGCGGGGCGGTGGATCCGCGCGCCCACCCCGGCTCGTCGTGCTCGCCCACCAGGATCGATTTCGCGCAGCCGATGGTGGGGACGTCCCACAGCAGCCCGCCGTGGCAGGCGATGCCGAAGCGGCGCGGGTGCGCGAGCCCCTGCCCATCGAAGATCACGACATCCGGCTTCGTCCGCAGCTTGCGGAACGCGTCGTCGAGCGGGGGAAGCTCGCGGAAGGAGAGGTAGCCCGGGATGTACGGCATCTGCAGCGTGGCGGCGCAGCTCGCTTCCTCCAATGTTTCGAGCGTGGCGGCGTCCAGCGTCACGATACCCGCGTAGCCGCGCTTCGCGAACTTCTCCATCGACACGTCCGCGCCGGCGATGGTGCGCGGGCGGAAGTCCGGCGGGGCGCGCAGCACGATGCGCTCGCGCAGGTCGAGCTGCAGCTCGCGCGCTTCGGCTACCGTGAGGCCCCAGCCGTGGCCGAGCGGGTTCGCGGAATCGGTCATGAGCGTCGACACCTCAAGAAAAGCGCCTCACACAGAGCCACAGAGGGGGACGGAAAGCAAAACGGAAAGGCTTTTCTCAGCGCCTTTCCGTTTTCCTCCGTGCTCTCTGTGTGATGCTGTTCAGCCGCGGGCGCGCGCCAGCGTGTGCTCGACGGCCGCGATCCACTCGGGCGGGAAGCGGCTCGCGTCGCACACCCACTCGGTGAGCGAGGGGACGGCGTACTCGATGCCGGAGCGTTCGTCCGCCACGGCGGCCACCAGGAGGCCGCCCATCCCGCGCAGCCGGCGGTTCCATGGCTCGCCGACCGCCGCGTCGAATGCGTCGGTGAGGGCCTGGAAGCGGGCCGGGGGGAAGTGCGCCTCGCGCATGGAGCGCAGCTCGCGGGCGCAGAGCAGGAGGATCGTGTAGCGCCCCGCCGACTCCGGGAGCGCGGCCGAAAGCTCCTCGTGGAGGATGCCCAGGTGGCGCTCCAGCATCCACTGCGGCATCCCGCGCGAGGCGAGGACGCCGCCCAGCCACTTCACCTGCTCGATCGCCACGTCCGGCGTCAGGTCGACCAGGGTGGCGAGCCAGCCGCTGTCGCTCAGCGAAAACTGGCGGCCACGCGTGCCGTAGCGGTGGCCGTAGTACGGGAACTCCGCCCACGAGCGCTGCGCCGCCCGCTTGGCCGCCTTCACCTCGCGCGGGTCGCTGGTGACGACGTGGTTCCCCGCTTCGGGGTTGAGGATGTTCGCTTCGTGGTAGCGGACGTGCTTCGCGATCATCGGTCCCTCCATTTTCGGGTGCCGCCTTCAAGCTGTACGCAGCCGCCCGCGCGCGCAACCGACTCAGCCGAAGATCTGGCTCCACAGGTCGGGGACCATCGCCACCACCGCGAAGTGGATGAAGCGCCCCACCAGGCACGCCACCACGAAGAAGGCGATGTTCATCCGCACCGCGCCCGCCGCGAGCGCCATCACGTACAGCGGCGGCAGGCCCACCAGCGAGCTGCAGAAGAAGACCAGCTTCCCCCACATCGGCCGCGCCTCCAGCTTCGCCTGGGTCGCCTCCAGCCCGCGCTGCACGCGGCCGGCGGGGAGCTTCAGCACGCCGAGCCCCACGTAGTACATCGCGATCTTCCCCACCGTCTGCCCCAGCGTGGCCGCGATCACCAGCGGCAGCACGTACGACTTCGGTGAGAGCGCCACCGCGGAGAGCAGGTAGATCTCCGTGTTGACGAAGGGGACGAGCGAGCCCAGCACGCAGACGGCGAACGTGGTCAGCCAGACGGCTACGAGCGGCATCGCGTGCGGAGCGGTTGGATGCGGAGCGGGCTCACGGCTTCACGAGCAGGGGATACGGGTTCAGGTCCCTTCCCCGCCACCAGCGGTTCGGGTCGGATACGGTGTAGACGGCAAAGTGCAGGTGCGGGTTTCCGGGGGGCGCGTTGCCGGTGTGCCCCACGTACCCGATGACGTCTCCGGCGCGCACCAGGTCGCCCTCCTTGAGGCCGGCTCGGTAGCGCTGGAGGTGCGCGTAGTAGTAGATGGTGCGCCCGTCCGCGTCGCGGTGGTAGAGCGAGGTCCCGCCCAGCGCGTTCGAGGCCCGCTTCACGATCACCCCGCCCGACGCCGCCAGCACCGGCGTGCCGTCCGGCGCAAAGATGTCCACGCCCTTGTGCTTGCGCCCGCCGGAGCGCCCCGCGCCGTAGCTGTCGGCCAGGTCGTGCTCCCGCACCCCCGCCACCGGGATCACCAGCCGCGCGGCGGTGGCCGCCGGCTTCAGCTCCTCGCGCGTCGCCACCCTCACCAGCAGCGTCTTCTCGGTCGCGGCCAGGTAGACGACGAGCCCCAGCAGCAGCGCGACCTCCGCCAGCGCCACGCCGATGGTGGCGCGGCGCAGGGTGATGCGCATGCGCCTCCGCCGCGGCGCGGGCTCCGGAGCCGGTGCGGGCGCGGCGGCGTCCTGGGTCAGCGCGGCAACGGGGGAAGCGGCGCGGCCGGGTTGTAGTGCCGGAACACCTCGCGGCCGATGCGCGCGATCAGGAGGTTGGCGGGATTGTCCGGCATGTACGATTTGTCCTGGTTTTCGCGCGTCATCACGCAGACCGCCACCGGGGCCTCGGCGCCGTACAGGATGCCGCAGTCGCTGCGCGCCTGGTCCACTTCGCCCGTCTTGTGGGCGGCGACGAGGTCCTCGGGGAGCCAGCGCTGCAGCTTGCTGGGGTCCTGGTTGGCGCGCAGCATCCGCAGCGCCAGCGAGTCCATCGCGGGGGACACCGCGCGGCCCTGGTGCAGCAGGGTGAAGAGGCGCGTCGTCTCGTCCGGCGTGGTGACGCCCAGGCCGTACTTCACCGAGCTGTCCATGGCCACCGAGGTGGCGCGGAGAAAGGTCTTCGAGTGGATCTTGGTGTGCGGCAGGCCCAGCGCCTCCATCTTGCTCCACACCGTGCGGATGTTGAGGCGGTCCAGGAGGAGGTTGGTGGCGGTGTTGTCGGAGAGGGTGATCATCAGCCACGCCGCGTCCTCGACCGTGAGGTTGAGGCCGGACGCCATGTACTGCAGCACGCCGGAGCCACCCACCCGGTCGCGCGCGATCATCCCGATGCGCTCGTCCAGCCGGATCGATCCCTTGCTGACCTCGTCCAGCAGCGCCACCAGGATCGCCACCTTGATCAGCGACGCGGACGGGTACGTCTCCCCGCCGCGGATGGAGAGCGTCTCGCCCGTCCTGAGGTTTGCGACGCTGACCCCCGCCACCCCCGCGTAGCCGCGCATCACGCCCTCCAGCGTGCGGCGCAGCGCGGTCGTATCGCCGCTGACGGCGCTCGGAGCCGGGCGTCCCGCGGCGGGCGCGGCGGCGGCGCAGGCCAGCGCGGCGAGCGCCAGCAGGGGTACGGCTGTGCGGAAGAGGCGGCTCATGGCGGATGCGTCGGGATTGGCGGGGATGGTCTTCCGCAACATGGGGCGGGCCGCCCGCGTTGTCCATCAGCGGCCGGCGCGGGGTGGAAACCGCCGAATGCATCGATTTCCGCAAGCCGTTGTAGTGCATCGGCTTAGTGTCTGAGAGCCGAATCGGCGGCGCACGAGGTGGTTGACGAGGCGGGTCGGCGGGGGTATCATGCCCCCCTTCACACCCCGATCGATTCCGCTTCGGCGCCGCCGCGGCCATTCCCCTGACAGGGGGGATGCCACCCGGTGGGATGGTCCCCGCGCCGATCCGCTTTCACCCGCGTTCCCCCACATCAGCCTTGCTTCCAAGCCGCGGCAGCGCACTATTCGCCATTGCCCTGGGTCTCGTGCTGGCCCTTCCCGGCGCCGCACCGGCGCAGGAGAGCTTCCCCAGGCTGCGTGAGTTCCTGCGCGGCGAGAATGCCCCGCGCGGCGAGGCGGATGCGAAGCGCGACTCGGTGGTGGCGCTGGCCCGGCGGCAGCTGGGGGTGCGGTACGTGCTGGGCGGCACCTCGCCCGACCGCGGCTTCGACTGCAGCGGCTTCATGCAATACCTGATGCGCGGCCTGAACGTGCGCCTCCCCCGCACCGCGGCCGAGCAGGCTCGCGTGGGCCAGTCGATCCCGCGCGACGTGAGCCGCATGCTGCCGGGCGACATCCTCACCTTCGGGTACGGCGGGCGCACGACGCACGTGGGGGTGTACATCGGCGGCGGGCGCTTCATCCACGCCAGCACGGGATCGCGCCGCATCGCGGAGGCGCGGCTGGACCGCTCCTCATCGCTGGTGCGCGCCTGGACGGGGGTGCGGCGGATGCTGGGCCGCAGCGACAGCACCGTCGCCGTCGCGAACCGCTGAACCGCGCCTCACACGGAGATACTCTGTGTGAGGCTGTCGTTACGATGCCCGGCCCGCTCCCACGCTCGTGGAAGCGGGCCTTGTGCTATGCGGCGCGGCGCTTGCAACTCCAAGCCGCAAACCCTTCGGAGCGAACGACGTTGACCAATCCGACCGAGAACCCGGCGCTGGACGAGCCGCAGGCGCAGGCGCTGATGGAGAGCGCACGAAGCGCCCGCGGCTTCGCATACGTGCCG
Proteins encoded:
- a CDS encoding sigma-70 family RNA polymerase sigma factor — protein: MNPTKLFLEHYDGLYRYLVRLTGDPDLAADAAQEAFVRLVERPPQDRHVRAWLYAVATNVVRDTARARARWLTLLRATPERAPVGDMGPAPDAATESEERRRLVRAALDRLSWKERTVLLMREEGFAHHEIADAVGTTTGSVGTMLARALKKLSAELSPSTESLR
- the nfi gene encoding deoxyribonuclease V (cleaves DNA at apurinic or apyrimidinic sites), with translation MTDSANPLGHGWGLTVAEARELQLDLRERIVLRAPPDFRPRTIAGADVSMEKFAKRGYAGIVTLDAATLETLEEASCAATLQMPYIPGYLSFRELPPLDDAFRKLRTKPDVVIFDGQGLAHPRRFGIACHGGLLWDVPTIGCAKSILVGEHDEPGWARGSTAPLVHQGETVGVALRTRDGVKPVYVSPGHLMDIETAVRVVLSVSPKYREPETTRRSHRLVNAIRRGDKG
- a CDS encoding VTT domain-containing protein yields the protein MPLVAVWLTTFAVCVLGSLVPFVNTEIYLLSAVALSPKSYVLPLVIAATLGQTVGKIAMYYVGLGVLKLPAGRVQRGLEATQAKLEARPMWGKLVFFCSSLVGLPPLYVMALAAGAVRMNIAFFVVACLVGRFIHFAVVAMVPDLWSQIFG
- a CDS encoding M23 family metallopeptidase; protein product: MRITLRRATIGVALAEVALLLGLVVYLAATEKTLLVRVATREELKPAATAARLVIPVAGVREHDLADSYGAGRSGGRKHKGVDIFAPDGTPVLAASGGVIVKRASNALGGTSLYHRDADGRTIYYYAHLQRYRAGLKEGDLVRAGDVIGYVGHTGNAPPGNPHLHFAVYTVSDPNRWWRGRDLNPYPLLVKP
- a CDS encoding serine hydrolase yields the protein MLRKTIPANPDASAMSRLFRTAVPLLALAALACAAAAPAAGRPAPSAVSGDTTALRRTLEGVMRGYAGVAGVSVANLRTGETLSIRGGETYPSASLIKVAILVALLDEVSKGSIRLDERIGMIARDRVGGSGVLQYMASGLNLTVEDAAWLMITLSDNTATNLLLDRLNIRTVWSKMEALGLPHTKIHSKTFLRATSVAMDSSVKYGLGVTTPDETTRLFTLLHQGRAVSPAMDSLALRMLRANQDPSKLQRWLPEDLVAAHKTGEVDQARSDCGILYGAEAPVAVCVMTRENQDKSYMPDNPANLLIARIGREVFRHYNPAAPLPPLPR
- a CDS encoding C40 family peptidase, whose protein sequence is MLPSRGSALFAIALGLVLALPGAAPAQESFPRLREFLRGENAPRGEADAKRDSVVALARRQLGVRYVLGGTSPDRGFDCSGFMQYLMRGLNVRLPRTAAEQARVGQSIPRDVSRMLPGDILTFGYGGRTTHVGVYIGGGRFIHASTGSRRIAEARLDRSSSLVRAWTGVRRMLGRSDSTVAVANR